One Chiloscyllium punctatum isolate Juve2018m chromosome 19, sChiPun1.3, whole genome shotgun sequence genomic window carries:
- the LOC140491419 gene encoding TATA box-binding protein-associated factor RNA polymerase I subunit D-like, which produces MEGETNMTGSKDDSENSVLLFSDEDDGIEQLLQDISEKTMKIVAEQMDSPISIHSSEGDYVPDTIPDTIQDESQQNVLNYQPEYTAPFTPPVDIERTVIELSERDSSDSESSLFITQRPVVPLRKARRRATGKRPTRSAIQDETAENTDSSTDSDDIAYRPNYVTVGEGKRWRRRKKYKKKSVYQRTGHPVGRPRSSLTKAEKMRRLKERGLQFPFVQKEYGRKHLPFKMTFAYEQAALCGLFTYMKELKCQKHLVKSLEKINVDCPDRDRGPLRQCKYLDEKRPISPIQESSDETCIEDFNNENTFGVKVVDNSCFIMEKIGKYKKSRRKNNSNGKNKDKCLPNGKSKAVEKNKSVTGQQNNTKSSSI; this is translated from the exons ATGGAAGGTGAAACAAATATGACAGGCTCAAAGGATGACAGTGAAAATAGTGTTTTGCTATTTTCAGATGAAGATGATGGGATTGAGCAGTTGTTACAGGATATTAGCGAGAAGACAATGAAAATAGTTGCTGAGCAAATGGACTCGCCCATCTCTATACATAGCTCAGAAGGAGATTATGTTCCAGATACAATTCCGGATACAATTCAAGATGAATCTCAACAGAATGTGTTGAATTATCAACCTGAATACACTGCTCCATTTACTCCTCCTGTTGACATTGAAAGAACTGTGATAGAGTTATCAGAGCG GGATAGCTCAGATTCAGAGAGCAGTTTATTTATAACACAGCGTCCCGTTGTACCACTAAGAAAGGCGAGAAGACGTGCCACCGGAAAACGTCCAACCAGATCAGCCATCCAAGATGAAACTGCAGAAAATACCGACAGCTCAACTGACTCAGACGACATTGCATATCGTCCAAATTATGTGACGGTCGGTGAAGGAAAAAGATGGCGACgacgcaagaaatacaaaaagaaATCTGTTTATCAGAGGACTGGGCATCCTGTAGGAAGACCTCGATCATCCTTAACCAAAGCTGAGAAGATGAGGAGGTTGAAGGAACGAGGGTTACAGTTTCCATTTGTGCAGAAGGAATATGGAAGAAAGCATTTACCATTTAAGATGACTTTTGCCTATGAG CAAGCAGCTTTGTGTGGATTATTTACTTACATGAAGGAGTTAAAATGTCAAAAGCACCTTGTAAAGTCCTTAGAAAAAATAAACGTGGACTGTCCAGACAGAGATCGTGGCCCACTAAGGCAATGCAAGTACTTGGATGAGAAAAGACCAATTTCACCGATACAAGAAAGCAG TGATGAAACCTGCATTGAAGACTTCAATAACGAAAACACATTCGGTGTAAAAGTTGTG GATAACAGCTGTTTTATAATGGAAAAGATTGGAAAATATAAAAAGAGCCGAAGGAAAAATAACTCCAATGGCAAAAATAAAGACAAATGTTTACCTAATGGAAAAAGTAAAGCTGTTGAGAAAAATAAATCAGTAACAGGCCAACAAAATAACACAAAATCTTCCTCTATCTGA